CGTTCGTGGGCCCGAAGGACAGCCAGTGCACCTTTTCGGCAGGCCCGGTGCGCTTCGCGATGCGGGCCGCCTCGGCGAGGTGCTCCTCGGCCGTGTCCGTGTCCTTGTCCCGGCCGGCGAGCACGGCGGCTCCCAGATGCAGTTGCCCGGTAACGACGTCAAGGACGCGCCCAGGTTCGGCCTGTTCCAGGATGGACATGCCGAGGCGGACCAGCCGCTTGCCCGTCTTGTAGTCGCTGGCCCGGAGGTAGGCCAGGGCGCGCAGGTATTGGCGCATGCCGCCCAGCACCGGATCGGAGGCGCGCTGTGCTGCCCAGTCCATGCGGTCCAGGGCGACCGTGCAGAGGTCGGGAAAGCCGAGCTTGGTCGTGACGTCGTACGCGGTCCTGTAGGTGCTGGCCAGCAGCTGCCAGCTCCGCGCGCTGCCGCTGGTGTGGGCTGCCGTCGTCGCCTCATGGATCAGCCCTGGCAGCTCTGTCGCGACCTGCTTGATGTTCGTGGCGCGCACCTGCGCGCACAGTTGATCCGCGTGCTCCTCCAGTGCTGCCAGCGCGCGGGGTGTGACGTCCGGATCGGGCCCGAGGTCATAGATGTTCAGCGCCTCGCGGATCGGGTTGATGAGACCGTCGAGCTGGTCCTGGCGCAGCTCGTCAAAGTACGGCTGCCCGTTGAGGTCGGACACCGGCACGGACAAGGCGCGGGCCAGCGCGCCCACCACTGAGGGGCTGGGGGGCATGACGCCCTGTTCGACCTTGGTGACTGTGCTGTAGGAGACGTTGGAAAGCGCGGCCAGTTCGCGCTGGGTCAAGCGACGGGTTTTACGTACGTGCGCGATGCGTGCGCCCGTGTGTTCTTCAGAGTGCGGGGGCATACTGGACTCCGTTCTGAACTCGACACTCAGAACGGTACTCCGTGCAGCAACAGGCGTACCTGGCACGGGCCTTGCGGTTCTTCGGCCGCAAGGCCCGTTCTTGTGTCGATCGCGGCATGAACGTCGCCTCTGGCAACTTCCCTCTGGCCCAGGCTCGACCAGGAGGCGTCTGTCTCCATGAGCGCTGCCACGTCGCTCTTGAGGGCGGAGGCGATGCGGAGCAAGTCGCTGTAGCGGACGTCCGTCTCGCCGGATCGATGCGCTGGGGGGTGCCGGTGGCCTCGGAGAGGGTCTCCGAGGTGTGGTGGGCCGCGGCTCGCAGGTTGCCGATGTGTTCACCCAGCTCGCGACGCCGCGTTCATGATCCAGTCCGATTCGTCGCGAGGCACTCGACAAAATTGCTGACCATGGTCAGATTGTCAGCGCCAACTGTGACGCTTTTCCTGATCGACCGTCAGTTTGTTGCGGTTGGGTAGGCGCTCAGACCGGCCGTACGAGCCGCCTGCATGGTGGCTCTACGCAGGACCGATCCGGGAATCGGCTCCATGGGCGCCCGCCCCGCACTGGATCCGGAAGACCAGAGCGGGCTGGGCTTTTGTCTTCTGCTGCCGAGGGTCAGGCTTCCGCTGCATCAGCTCCCAGGCCCACCTCTCCGAAGGCCCCGAGCCAGAGGGCCGCTCCCTCGACGCGCGCTCGCCATGCCGCCCCCGACCAGCGTGAGCACTCCGAGAATCGGTCAGACCACCCCTTTGAACTGCGGTTTCACGTTGGCGCAGGCTCAGTGCAGCGCCGGATGGTCCGCGACCACCGTGCAGGACCCCGGTGCGATCTCCGTGAACCCCGCGTCGCGCACCACCGGCAAACCGCTTGCCGTGAGGCGGGGCCAGTCGGTCGGGGGAGCCGTGCGGACGGAGAGGGGGTAGCCGGCGGCGCGCCAGGTGGCGCGGGCCTCCTCGGGCAGGGCCCACCAGGCCAGTTGGGCGCCGTGGCCGGTCTGGGCCATGGTCTTGCCGGCGGACATCGTCAGTTCCGGGTTGAGCCAGAGGACCGGCGTGCCGGGGTCCGCGGGACGGGGCGGCTCCGGGTCGTCGAGTTCGGTGCCGGACACCTGGAGCCTCGCCAGGTCCTTGGGCCAGCCGTCCAGCGGGACCGGCGGGAAGACCCGTACCTCCGCGGTCTTGCCGGTCACCGTGATGCCGGGCAGCGCCTCCGCGCGCCGCCACTCGGCGCCCCGGGCCCGCCGGACCACCTTGCGGATCCGGGCGTCCTCCCAGCCGCGCACCAGCTCGGCCCACTCGCCGTCGCCGCGCGCCCGCTCGTCGCCGAGCAGCGTCAGCACCGCCCGCGCGGAGGTCTCCAGGGCATCGGTGCGCGCGGGCGGCGCGGCGCGTTCGATGCGGACGACGAGGGGCAGCACGTACTCGGGAACTTCGCTCACGAGGGTCCAGCCTACGAAGCCGCCCGCGCGCCGATCAACGCGCGGTCCCGCATCCCGGCCACGGCCCCGCGCCAAGGCGCGCTGCAGAAGAATGACCCCCATGCACCGTCATCTGCGCCTGACCGCCGTGGGGCGCCGCTACGGGGTCCGCGGCCCCTGGGTGTTACGCGGCGTCGACCTCGGCATCGCCCCCGGCACCCTCATCCGCGTGGAGGGGGCGAACGGCACCGGCAAGTCGACCCTGCTGCGTCTGCTCGCCCGGCTCGACGCGCCTACCGAGGGCCGGATCACCGGCCGTCCCCGCACGGCGTACGTGCCGGAGCGGTTCCCGTCCGCGCTGCCCTTCACCGCCGCCGGCTACCTCACCCGCCTCGGTACCGTGCACGGTCTGTCCCGTGCCTCCGCCGCCCGCGCCGCCGGGGTCTGGCTGGAGCGGTTCGGCGCGGCCGGGTACGCGGGCACGCCGATGGCACGGCTGTCCAAGGGCGGCAGCCAGAAGGTCGCCGTCGCGCAGGCGCTGCTCGCCGAACCCGAGCTGCTGGTCCTCGACGAGGCCTGGACCGGGCTGGACGCGGCGGCGCGGGCCGAGCTGGAGCGGGCGGTGGCCGAGCGGACCGCCGCGGGCGGCGCCGTCGTCTTCGTGGACCACGACCCGCGCCGGCTGGCCGGGGCGCCGGACGCCACGTACACCGTGGTCGACGGCGGGCTGGAGCACCGTACGGCCGCGGCCCCCGAGGCGGCCGGGGCGTGCGCGGTCGTGGTCGCGGAAGGTCCCGCCGGGGCGCCGCTGCCGGCCGACGCGGCGCGGCTCGTCGTCTCCGCCGAGGCGGCGGGGCACGTCGGTCACCGGCTCGTCGTCCCCGCCGCGCGCTCCGACGCCCTGCTGCGGGCCTTGCTCAGCGCCCGGCCGCCCTGGCACGTGGTGAGCGTCGTACCCGCACCGTCCCCGAACCCGGAGACCCGGCCATGACCGCACTCCTGCGCTACCACGCCGAACTGCTGCTGCGCTCCCAGCGCTGGCTGCCCCCGGCGATCCTGTACGCCGCGTTCCTCGCGGTCGGTGTGCAGGGCGGCCAGCCGGTGCTGGACTCGCTCGGCTACACGGCCGCCGGGCTGCTGCCGGTGGCCGCCTGGCTGGTGCGGATCTGTGTCACCGGCGAGCCGCCGGCCGCCCGGGCCTGCGCCGCCGCCCCGCGCGGGCCCGCCCGGGCGCACCTCGCCTGTCTGCTGACGGCGCTGCTCGCGGCGGCGCTGCTCGGTACGGCGGCGACGGTCGTCCTCACCCTGATCAGCGATCCGGCGAGCAACGGCGACCGGGTCCCGGTGTCCCGCCCGGCGGCCGGGGCCGCGGGGCTGTCGGCCGTGCTCGTGTGCGCGCTGCTCGGTGCGGCCGTCGGCGCGCTCACCCACTGGCCGCTGCTGCGCGGCGCCGGGCGCGCGGTGCCCGCGATGCTGCTGGGCGCGCTGCTGGCCACGGTGGCCGCGGGCTCCCCGGCGCGGGCCGCGGTCGGCGGGCTGGTCACCGGTTCGCAGTCCGGCCGGGTGCCGGTGCCGCTGCTGCCGCTGGCCGGGGCGATCCTGCTCACGGCCGCGGCGTTCGCCCTGGCCTGCGCGCTCACCGCCCGCAGAACACCCTGAGCGGACTCAGCGGTGGCCGGGGCTCTCGCCGATCAGCTGGGAGACCTTGACGAACCGGTAGCCGCGCTTGCGCAGCTCCGGTACGACGGTGCGGACGACGGTCTCGGTGGTCGGGGCGGCGCTGCGGGTGCAGTGCATGATGACCACCGAGCCCGGCTTCACCCCGTCCAGCACCTGCTTGGCGACCGCGTCGGCGTCCGTGGCGAACGCGTCCCCGCTCACCACGTCCCACTGGACCGCGGTCATGCCGAGCCCGCCGAGCGTGCGCAGCACCTGGTCGTTGTAGCAGCCGCCCGGGAAACGGAAGTACGGCAGCGCGTCGCGCAGGCCCGCCTTGCGGAAGGCGGTGTTCGCCCGCTCCACGTCCGCCCGCATCCTCGAGGCGTCGATGGTGGGCAGGCCGTAGCAGCTGGGGGTGAACGCGTAGTGGCTGTAGGAGTGGTTGGCGACCTCGAACTGCGGGTCGGCGCCGAGGCTGCGGGCCTCGTCCGGGTACTGCTCGGCCCACCGGCCGGTCATGAAGACGGTCGCGGGCACCTTGAGGGCGCGCAGGGCGCCGATCAGGCCGGGGTTGTCGAAGTGCTCGCCGGCGGCCGCGCGGGGCCCCTCGTCGGCGGTCATGTCGGCGTCGAAGGTGAACGCCACGGTCTTCCCCAGCGTGCGCGGGCCGTGTTCGAAGACCGGGGTCAGTCCGTTCGGGCCCGGGGTGAGCACGGGCGGACGGGAGGCGGACGGGGAGGCGGAGACGGAGGACCTGGCCGGGACCGGCCGGGTGGTGCCCGCGGGGCGCTCGGTCCCGCAGGCGGCGAGGGCCGCGCCCAGGGCGCAGACGGCGGTGACGGCGGCAATACGGCGTGCTGGTGGGATCACCCTACGAACGTAGGGCTGATTGCCCGTTTGTATGCCGATATGACTCGTGGCGCGGCGGTACGGTCACCCGCGCGGCCTCACTCGGCGGACCCGATGTCCCGCCGCTCCAGGGGCCGCACCGCGGGCCCTTGCAGCACCCGGCCGTCGACGTCGAACCGCGACCCGTGGCAGGGGCACTCCCAGGCGCGTTCGGCACGGTTGAAGGAGACCAGGCAGCCCAGGTGGGTGCAGCGGGCCGAGACGGCGTGCAGCGCGCCCTCGTCGTCGCGGTGCACCGCGAGCCGCTGGTCCCCGGCGCGGACCAGCGCGCCGTCGCCCGGGGCCAGGTCGTCCAGGGCGGCCGGCGGCTTCAGCCGGTCGCCGACGAGGTGCCGGGCCACCTCGGCCTGCGTCTTCAGCAGCGAGGGCGCCTCACGCACCACGGACTTCAGGCGCCGGGGGTCGTACAGCTCCCGCCACGGGCTGTCCCGGCCGGTGATCAGCGCGGTCAGCAGCAGCCCGGCCATGATGCCGCCGCTCAGGCCCCAGCCGCCGAAACCGGTCGCCACATAGGTGTGCCGGGCGCCCGGGTGCAGCGGGCCGACCAGCGGCACGGTGTCGGTCGAGTCGTTGTCCTGCGTGGCCCAGGCGTGGTCCAGTGCCACCCCGGGGAAGTGCTTCTCGGCCCAGGCGGCGAGCCCGTCGAATCCGGCTCCCGGGTCGCCGGTGCCCGGGGTGAAGTGCTCCCCGGTGACCACGAGGAGCCGCCCGCCCTCGCCGTACGGCGCGGTGCGCACCGAGCGGGTGTTCTCCTCCGGCGTGATGTACATGCCCTCCGGGTCCGGGCCGTCGCCCAGCGGCCCGGCGACGACCAGTTCGCGGCGCGGGTGCAGCCGGGCGAACAGCAGGGCCCGGTCGAACACCGGGTAGTGGGTGGCGACGACGACGTCCCGGGCGGTCACGGTACGGCCCGACTCCGTCGTCAGCCGGCAGGGGCCCGAACCGCCGCCCTCGTCCAGGCCGACGACGCGCGTCCCCTCGTACACCCGGCCGCCGCGCGCGATCAGGTCCTCGGTGAGCGCCCGCAGGTATTTCACCGGGTGGAACTGCGCCTGCCCGGTCACCCGCACCGCGCCCGGCACCGGGAACGGCAGCCCGGTCTCCGTCGTGAACGAGGCGTCCAGGCCAGCGGCGCGCGCCGCCCGCGCCTCCGCCCGCACCTCGTCCACCCGCTCCGGGTCGCGCACGTACGTGTACGCGTCGCGGGTCTCCCACTCGCAGGCGATGCCCAGCTCGGCCACGAGGGCGGCCGCGTGCCCGATCGCCTCCGACTGCGAACGGGCGTACAGCCGCGCCCCCTCGGGGCCCCGGGTGCGCCGCAGCCGGTCGTAGATCAGGGTGTGCTGGGCCGACAGCTTGGCGGTGGTGTAGCCGGTGACCCCGCCCGCGACCTCGCCGGCCTCCAGCACCACCACCCGCAGCCCGGCCCGGGCCAGTTCGTACGCGGTGCTGAGTCCGGCCATCCCGGCGCCCACCACGGCCGCGTCGGCCTCGGCGTCCTCGGTCAGGGCGGGGTGCCGGGGTCCTGGGGCGGTGCCCAGCCAGTACGACTCGGTGACCTTGCGCATGCCCGCCGGGTACCCCCGCCCCGGCCCGGCTCACGTCTCCTCCAGCAGCCGCTCCCGGCACCGCGCCACGTCGACGCCGGCCCCCGGATACCGGGGGTCCAGCTCACGGAGGTGTTCCAGGAGCAGCCGGCCGACCGCCCAGTTGCGGTACCACTTGTGGTCGGCGGGAACCAGGTACCAGGGCGCGTACGGGGCCGAACAGTGCTCCAGGGCCAGCGCGTACGCCTCCTGGTAGGCGGGCCACAGGGCGCGTTCGTCGATGTCGGAAGGGGCGAACTTCCAGCGTTTGTCCGGGCGGTCCAGGCGGCGCAGCAACCGGCGCCGCTGCTCCTCGGCGGACAGGTGGAGGAAGCACTTGATCACCGTCACGCCGTCCTCGGCGAGGGCGCGTTCGAAGTCGCCGATCAGGCCGTAGCGGCTGCCGATCACGGCGGGCGGGACCAGGTGGCGGACACGGGCGACCAGGACGTCCTCGTAGTGCGAGCGGTCGAAGACGCCGATCTCCCCGGGCTCGGGCAGCTCCCGCCGCACCCGCCACAGGAAGTCGTGCCGCAGTTCCTCCTCGGTGGGCGCCTTGAAGGCGCGGACACGGCAGCCCGACGGGTCGAGGTGGCCGATCACATGCTTGACCGTGCCGCCCTTGCCGCTGGTGTCCATCCCCTGGAGCACCAGCAGCACCCGGCGCCGGTCGCCCGCGGTGCCCGCCGCCCACAGCCGCTCCTGGAGGCGGGCCAGCTTCTTGCCGGTGCGGGCGGCGTCGGCGAGCGAGGCCCGTTTGCCGCCGGGGGCGCCCGGGGTGGCCGCAGCGTCGTGCGCGGCCAGCTCGACGGGCTCGCCCGGCGGAAGACGGAGCAGCTCGCGCAGTTCGCTCCTCCCGGCCACGGGCGCTCCTTCCGCGTATGCGTCCTTCGATGGTGCGTCGGGCGGCGCGCGATCCGCCGGCCGGTCCCCGCTCAGTGACCGTAGCGGCCGGTCAGGGTGGCGGTGGCGAGGGTGTGGCCGGACAGGGCGCGCCGGAGGGCGTCCAGGGAGGCGCCGGGGGAGACGGGCGGGCGGCGGTCGGTGGCGTAGACCGTGAGGAGATAGCGGTGCGGGTGGTCACCGCGGGGCGGGCAGGGGCCTCGGTACCCGTCCGTGCCGAAGCCGTTGCGGCCCTCCTCGGCCCCCGGCGGGCGCTGTCCGGCGGCCAGTCGGCGGGTGCCCGCGCCGATGTCCCACACCAGCCAGTGGGCGAAGGCGCCGTGCGGGGTGTCGAGGTCCCGCATCACCATGGCCAGCGAGTCCGTGCCGCCGGGCACGCCGGTCAGGACGAGCGGGGGCGAGACGTCCTCGCCGTCGCAGGTGTGGGGGCGCGGGATGGTGCCGCCGTCGGGGTAGGCCGGGCTCGTCACCGACATCCGGCGGGCGGAGGCGGGGGCCGCGGTGGTGGGGGAGCCCGCGCCGGTGCCCTCGCCGGTACCGCCTCCGCAGCCCGCGACGGCAACCGCCAGTACGGCCGCCACGATCGCCACTTCCTTGCGCATGCCCGGCACGCTAGTGCACCACCGGCCGGGTGTGCGGGCGGCGGGACCGGCGAGCCGCGGCAGGCTCGTCAGCCGTGGAACGCGGTGGTCGCCTCGAGAGCGGCGCGCTCGGTCGTCACCCGGTTCACCGGCGCGCTCTCGTCGGCGTAGCCGAACGAGACGCCCACGAGCAACTTCCCCTCGGTGACGCCCAGTTCGCGCCGGATGGTGTCGGCGTAGAAGCTGAGCAGGCCCTGCGGGCAGCTGTCCACCCCGTAGGCGGCCATGGCCAGCAGCAGCGTCTGCATGTAGGCGCCGACGTCGGCGGCCAGCCGTGCGCCGCCGTCGCCGGTGACGAAGAGGAAAGCGGCGTGGGGCGCCCCGTAGAAGCGCAGGCTCTCCGCGTCGTAGGCCGCGCGTGCCGCGTGGTCCTCGGGGCCGATGCCCAGCGCTCCGTACAGACCGGCGCCGAACGCCGCCCGCCGCTCCTGGTGGACGGGGGCGTACATGCCCTCGGAGTACGGGAAGTCGGCCGAGGCGCGCTGTTCGGCGTGGGCTGCCAGCAAGGCGTCCGCCAGGCGCTCGCGTCGTGCGCCGCTGACCACCTCGACCCGCCACGGCTGCGCGTTGGAGTTGGACGGCGCGGCGCCGGCCAGCGAGAAGACGGCGCGCATCGTGTCCGCGGGCACCGCTTCGGGGCGGAACGCGCGTGTCGCGTGCCGGCCGCGTATCAGCTTCTCCGCGTAGTGGCTCAGCTCGGTGGGATTCGGCCCGCTCATGAGACTCCTCAGGGACGCTTAGGTAAACGCTCTCGTTTACTTGCGGCGCCACTGTAGCCCACACATGCCCTCTGGAGTAAACGGGAACGTATACTTCATTCATGAGTACGGTGACGACGGCGCCCCGGCGGCAGGGGCGTGGCGGGCGCGAGCGCATCCTGGCCGCGGCCGCCCGGCTGTTCGCGAGCCAGGGGATCAACGCGACCGGCATGGAACAGGTCGCGGAACAGGCGCCGGTGTCCAAGCGCACGCTCTACGCGCACTTCCGGACCAAGAGCGACCTGGTCGTCGCCCATCTCCAGGACCTCGCCACGACGGGCCGGACCCTGGAGAGCGTGCTGCTGCGCGAGGACGTCCCGGCGAGGGAGCGGATCCTCGCGCTCTTCGCCCTGCCCGCGGCCGACGCGGCTCCGGTGCGCGGATGCCCGTTCATCGACGCCGCCGCGGAGTTCCCCGACCCGGACAGCGCGGTCCACTCCTACGCCCGCGAACAGAAACTGCTGATGGTG
This Streptomyces misionensis DNA region includes the following protein-coding sequences:
- a CDS encoding nitroreductase gives rise to the protein MSGPNPTELSHYAEKLIRGRHATRAFRPEAVPADTMRAVFSLAGAAPSNSNAQPWRVEVVSGARRERLADALLAAHAEQRASADFPYSEGMYAPVHQERRAAFGAGLYGALGIGPEDHAARAAYDAESLRFYGAPHAAFLFVTGDGGARLAADVGAYMQTLLLAMAAYGVDSCPQGLLSFYADTIRRELGVTEGKLLVGVSFGYADESAPVNRVTTERAALEATTAFHG
- a CDS encoding YbhB/YbcL family Raf kinase inhibitor-like protein, with protein sequence MRKEVAIVAAVLAVAVAGCGGGTGEGTGAGSPTTAAPASARRMSVTSPAYPDGGTIPRPHTCDGEDVSPPLVLTGVPGGTDSLAMVMRDLDTPHGAFAHWLVWDIGAGTRRLAAGQRPPGAEEGRNGFGTDGYRGPCPPRGDHPHRYLLTVYATDRRPPVSPGASLDALRRALSGHTLATATLTGRYGH
- a CDS encoding helix-turn-helix domain-containing protein codes for the protein MPPHSEEHTGARIAHVRKTRRLTQRELAALSNVSYSTVTKVEQGVMPPSPSVVGALARALSVPVSDLNGQPYFDELRQDQLDGLINPIREALNIYDLGPDPDVTPRALAALEEHADQLCAQVRATNIKQVATELPGLIHEATTAAHTSGSARSWQLLASTYRTAYDVTTKLGFPDLCTVALDRMDWAAQRASDPVLGGMRQYLRALAYLRASDYKTGKRLVRLGMSILEQAEPGRVLDVVTGQLHLGAAVLAGRDKDTDTAEEHLAEAARIAKRTGPAEKVHWLSFGPTNVGAHRVSVLAELDLYPDAVRQAEDMVIAGDWPPSRLAHHHAEVARAQMWTGQTEAAFKSLLKARKLAPQQTRYHPTVRETYAGLDAARRRMPDSFSNYGAWLGM
- a CDS encoding polysaccharide deacetylase family protein; protein product: MIPPARRIAAVTAVCALGAALAACGTERPAGTTRPVPARSSVSASPSASRPPVLTPGPNGLTPVFEHGPRTLGKTVAFTFDADMTADEGPRAAAGEHFDNPGLIGALRALKVPATVFMTGRWAEQYPDEARSLGADPQFEVANHSYSHYAFTPSCYGLPTIDASRMRADVERANTAFRKAGLRDALPYFRFPGGCYNDQVLRTLGGLGMTAVQWDVVSGDAFATDADAVAKQVLDGVKPGSVVIMHCTRSAAPTTETVVRTVVPELRKRGYRFVKVSQLIGESPGHR
- a CDS encoding TetR/AcrR family transcriptional regulator, whose translation is MSTVTTAPRRQGRGGRERILAAAARLFASQGINATGMEQVAEQAPVSKRTLYAHFRTKSDLVVAHLQDLATTGRTLESVLLREDVPARERILALFALPAADAAPVRGCPFIDAAAEFPDPDSAVHSYAREQKLLMVRLVTALVAELGCREPAALAEQLVTLADGAASRAMVLGDPDYGRHARAAAEVLLENALPG
- a CDS encoding PPK2 family polyphosphate kinase, which produces MAGRSELRELLRLPPGEPVELAAHDAAATPGAPGGKRASLADAARTGKKLARLQERLWAAGTAGDRRRVLLVLQGMDTSGKGGTVKHVIGHLDPSGCRVRAFKAPTEEELRHDFLWRVRRELPEPGEIGVFDRSHYEDVLVARVRHLVPPAVIGSRYGLIGDFERALAEDGVTVIKCFLHLSAEEQRRRLLRRLDRPDKRWKFAPSDIDERALWPAYQEAYALALEHCSAPYAPWYLVPADHKWYRNWAVGRLLLEHLRELDPRYPGAGVDVARCRERLLEET
- a CDS encoding ABC transporter ATP-binding protein, which codes for MHRHLRLTAVGRRYGVRGPWVLRGVDLGIAPGTLIRVEGANGTGKSTLLRLLARLDAPTEGRITGRPRTAYVPERFPSALPFTAAGYLTRLGTVHGLSRASAARAAGVWLERFGAAGYAGTPMARLSKGGSQKVAVAQALLAEPELLVLDEAWTGLDAAARAELERAVAERTAAGGAVVFVDHDPRRLAGAPDATYTVVDGGLEHRTAAAPEAAGACAVVVAEGPAGAPLPADAARLVVSAEAAGHVGHRLVVPAARSDALLRALLSARPPWHVVSVVPAPSPNPETRP
- a CDS encoding FAD-dependent oxidoreductase, giving the protein MRKVTESYWLGTAPGPRHPALTEDAEADAAVVGAGMAGLSTAYELARAGLRVVVLEAGEVAGGVTGYTTAKLSAQHTLIYDRLRRTRGPEGARLYARSQSEAIGHAAALVAELGIACEWETRDAYTYVRDPERVDEVRAEARAARAAGLDASFTTETGLPFPVPGAVRVTGQAQFHPVKYLRALTEDLIARGGRVYEGTRVVGLDEGGGSGPCRLTTESGRTVTARDVVVATHYPVFDRALLFARLHPRRELVVAGPLGDGPDPEGMYITPEENTRSVRTAPYGEGGRLLVVTGEHFTPGTGDPGAGFDGLAAWAEKHFPGVALDHAWATQDNDSTDTVPLVGPLHPGARHTYVATGFGGWGLSGGIMAGLLLTALITGRDSPWRELYDPRRLKSVVREAPSLLKTQAEVARHLVGDRLKPPAALDDLAPGDGALVRAGDQRLAVHRDDEGALHAVSARCTHLGCLVSFNRAERAWECPCHGSRFDVDGRVLQGPAVRPLERRDIGSAE
- a CDS encoding peptidyl-tRNA hydrolase, with the translated sequence MSEVPEYVLPLVVRIERAAPPARTDALETSARAVLTLLGDERARGDGEWAELVRGWEDARIRKVVRRARGAEWRRAEALPGITVTGKTAEVRVFPPVPLDGWPKDLARLQVSGTELDDPEPPRPADPGTPVLWLNPELTMSAGKTMAQTGHGAQLAWWALPEEARATWRAAGYPLSVRTAPPTDWPRLTASGLPVVRDAGFTEIAPGSCTVVADHPALH
- a CDS encoding ABC transporter, which produces MTALLRYHAELLLRSQRWLPPAILYAAFLAVGVQGGQPVLDSLGYTAAGLLPVAAWLVRICVTGEPPAARACAAAPRGPARAHLACLLTALLAAALLGTAATVVLTLISDPASNGDRVPVSRPAAGAAGLSAVLVCALLGAAVGALTHWPLLRGAGRAVPAMLLGALLATVAAGSPARAAVGGLVTGSQSGRVPVPLLPLAGAILLTAAAFALACALTARRTP